Proteins encoded together in one Acidimicrobiales bacterium window:
- a CDS encoding thioredoxin-like domain-containing protein — translation MPTRLPAPELDGRGGWLGLRRPLTLARLRGKAVVVYFWSASSAECQRLVEDLRPVEELFGDELVVVGVHAPRFPAEAEHRLVADAVASLGIAHPVVDDADLSVWEAYGAQEWPTVVLVAPGGELAGTVAGEDCGSVLEKAVTEVLESSPAVAGRVRRRPVAVDRLLPPDGPLAFPGKVACSRDGRLLAVGDTAHDQVLVCSLDGVVLEAHTGFLRPQGVRFDLSGVVVCDTLANRVVRTDGEVLADSVVSPWDLVSDGRSWVVAEAGGHRVLRVRPGELRTRLVAGTGSEGAADGPVEKAALSQPSGVACTARGIAFVDAGASALRLVVDERRGGSVSTLVGDGRFGCGDADGAPDTARLQFPLGVAADPRAPDGPVYVADTYNDALRAWEGGRLRTLPVRGLRRPGGVDVLPDGRLVVADTGNHRIVVVDPRSGTVTPVDLDETWVHGSDGPPLRVASGRSVAVDVAIELVDEELDRSGAGSDPPVEAVVSSRPAALLAGGPLRLALTAGSGVIEVTGGRPGFGHLLVEVTARTTGAGGAARRVQRRRHTLDVD, via the coding sequence GTGCCCACCCGCCTCCCCGCTCCGGAGCTCGACGGCAGGGGCGGGTGGCTGGGCCTCCGCCGGCCGCTCACTCTGGCCCGCCTCCGGGGCAAGGCCGTCGTGGTGTACTTCTGGTCGGCGTCGAGCGCGGAGTGCCAGCGGCTCGTCGAGGACCTGCGCCCCGTCGAGGAGCTGTTCGGGGACGAGCTGGTCGTCGTCGGCGTGCACGCTCCCCGCTTCCCGGCGGAGGCGGAACACCGCCTGGTGGCCGACGCCGTGGCCTCCCTAGGGATCGCCCATCCCGTCGTCGACGACGCCGACCTCTCCGTGTGGGAGGCGTACGGGGCGCAGGAGTGGCCCACCGTGGTGCTGGTGGCCCCCGGAGGCGAGCTGGCCGGGACCGTGGCCGGCGAGGACTGCGGGTCCGTCCTGGAGAAGGCCGTCACCGAGGTCCTCGAAAGCTCCCCTGCGGTCGCCGGCCGGGTCCGCCGCCGCCCCGTCGCCGTCGACCGGCTGCTGCCTCCCGACGGCCCCCTCGCCTTCCCGGGCAAGGTGGCCTGCTCGCGGGACGGTCGCCTGCTCGCGGTGGGCGACACGGCCCACGACCAGGTCCTCGTGTGCTCGCTGGACGGCGTGGTGCTGGAGGCCCACACGGGGTTCCTGCGGCCCCAGGGCGTCCGCTTCGACCTGAGCGGAGTAGTGGTCTGCGACACGCTGGCGAACCGGGTGGTGCGCACCGACGGCGAGGTCCTGGCCGACAGCGTCGTGTCACCGTGGGACCTGGTCAGCGACGGCCGCTCCTGGGTCGTGGCCGAGGCCGGCGGGCACCGCGTGCTGCGCGTCCGCCCCGGCGAGCTGCGCACGCGGCTCGTGGCGGGGACCGGAAGCGAAGGGGCGGCCGACGGCCCGGTGGAGAAGGCGGCGCTGTCGCAGCCGTCCGGCGTGGCCTGCACCGCCCGCGGCATCGCCTTCGTCGACGCCGGTGCCAGCGCCCTCCGCCTGGTCGTGGACGAGCGGCGGGGCGGCTCCGTGTCGACCCTCGTCGGCGACGGCCGCTTCGGGTGCGGGGACGCCGACGGGGCCCCCGACACGGCCCGGCTGCAGTTCCCGCTCGGCGTGGCCGCCGACCCGCGGGCTCCCGACGGGCCCGTGTACGTGGCGGACACCTACAATGACGCGCTGCGGGCGTGGGAGGGCGGCCGGCTCCGCACCTTGCCGGTGCGGGGACTGCGGCGACCGGGCGGCGTCGACGTCCTGCCCGACGGCCGGCTGGTGGTGGCCGACACCGGCAACCATCGCATCGTGGTCGTCGATCCGCGGTCGGGAACGGTGACGCCGGTCGACCTGGACGAGACATGGGTGCACGGCTCCGACGGGCCGCCCCTGCGGGTGGCGTCCGGCCGCTCCGTCGCCGTCGACGTCGCCATCGAGCTGGTGGACGAGGAGCTCGACCGCTCCGGGGCGGGCTCGGACCCTCCCGTCGAGGCCGTGGTCTCCTCCCGGCCGGCCGCGCTGCTGGCCGGCGGTCCGCTGCGCCTTGCGCTCACGGCGGGGAGCGGCGTCATCGAGGTCACCGGCGGGCGGCCGGGGTTCGGGCACCTCCTCGTCGAGGTCACCGCCCGCACCACGGGGGCCGGCGGCGCCGCCCGGCGGGTCCAGCGCCGCCGCCACACCCTCGACGTCGACTGA
- a CDS encoding zinc-binding dehydrogenase, which yields MRAATIVDGDVVAREHPDPVPGALEVLVRVKAAGVNAADLLQRAGRYPPPPGAPVDIPGLELAGEVCGRGPGAVRFEVGERVMAVVGGGAHAELCTVHERLAVAVPPAVPWAAAGGFPEAFTTAHDALFTQCGLAMGERVLVSGAAGGVGTAAVQLAAAAGASVTASVRNAGLRPGVAGLGPNVTVVAPDEVAGSGPYDVVLELVGAPNLAVDLAELAIGGRAAIIGVGAGSRAEIDLRVLMERRASVRGSTLRARPLEAKADAARRIEAHVAPLLARGAVNVPVAATFPLDAVPDAYGRFAAGAKLGKVVLVM from the coding sequence GTGCGGGCGGCGACGATCGTGGACGGCGATGTCGTCGCGCGGGAGCACCCCGATCCCGTTCCTGGCGCCTTGGAGGTGCTGGTGCGGGTGAAGGCGGCCGGGGTCAACGCCGCCGACCTGCTCCAACGGGCGGGCCGCTACCCGCCGCCGCCCGGCGCCCCGGTCGACATCCCCGGCCTCGAGCTGGCCGGCGAGGTGTGCGGCCGCGGGCCGGGCGCCGTGCGCTTCGAGGTGGGCGAGCGGGTGATGGCGGTGGTGGGCGGCGGAGCCCACGCGGAGCTGTGCACCGTCCACGAGCGCCTCGCCGTGGCTGTGCCGCCGGCGGTGCCGTGGGCGGCGGCCGGCGGGTTCCCGGAAGCGTTCACGACGGCCCACGACGCCCTGTTCACCCAGTGCGGGCTGGCCATGGGCGAGCGCGTGCTCGTCTCGGGGGCGGCCGGGGGCGTGGGCACGGCGGCGGTGCAGCTGGCGGCGGCGGCCGGCGCGTCGGTCACGGCCAGCGTGCGCAACGCCGGCCTGCGTCCGGGCGTGGCCGGGCTGGGTCCGAACGTGACCGTCGTGGCGCCCGACGAGGTCGCCGGCTCCGGCCCCTACGACGTGGTGCTCGAGCTGGTGGGGGCGCCGAACCTCGCCGTCGACCTGGCCGAGCTGGCCATCGGCGGAAGGGCGGCGATCATCGGCGTGGGCGCCGGGAGCCGGGCCGAGATCGACCTGCGTGTGCTGATGGAACGCAGGGCGTCGGTGCGGGGGTCGACGCTGCGCGCCCGACCGCTGGAGGCGAAGGCGGACGCGGCCCGGAGGATCGAGGCGCACGTGGCCCCGCTGCTGGCGCGGGGCGCCGTCAACGTGCCCGTCGCCGCCACCTTCCCGCTCGACGCCGTGCCCGACGCGTACGGGCGCTTCGCCGCCGGGGCCAAGCTCGGCAAGGTGGTCCTCGTCATGTGA
- a CDS encoding phosphatase PAP2 family protein has translation MSVTLPGRVLRRLDPEGRYGLRLTLLAVALLLVAVPFGLLLDQVVRDGPLVRVDTSAANELHGWVRHSNVAVRVLQTVSFVGSPPWLTVMIVGAVAYVLRRRRLRLGLFLVVTTVTGGLIDTAVKVIVDRDRPSLVAPVATAHGQSFPSGHAMSSTIAYGALLLVLLPALPARARRPVVGGGAVLVLAIGFSRLALGVHYISDVLGGYALGLAWLAASTAAFSVWRVERGRPPVEPLEGLEPEAAADLGP, from the coding sequence ATGTCCGTCACGCTGCCCGGCCGGGTCCTGCGCCGGCTCGACCCGGAGGGTCGGTACGGCCTGCGGCTCACGCTCCTGGCCGTCGCCCTCCTCCTCGTGGCCGTGCCCTTCGGGTTGTTGCTCGACCAGGTGGTGCGGGACGGACCGCTGGTGCGGGTGGACACCTCGGCCGCCAACGAGCTGCACGGCTGGGTCCGCCACTCCAACGTGGCCGTGCGCGTCCTGCAGACCGTGAGCTTCGTCGGCAGTCCGCCGTGGCTCACGGTGATGATCGTGGGAGCCGTGGCCTACGTCCTGCGACGGCGCCGCCTGCGACTGGGTTTGTTCCTCGTGGTCACCACCGTCACCGGCGGACTGATCGACACCGCCGTCAAGGTCATCGTCGACCGCGACCGCCCGTCGCTGGTCGCGCCGGTGGCCACGGCCCACGGGCAGAGCTTCCCGTCCGGGCACGCCATGTCGTCGACCATCGCCTACGGGGCGCTCCTGCTCGTCCTCCTGCCTGCGCTGCCGGCGCGGGCCCGTAGGCCGGTCGTCGGCGGCGGCGCCGTCCTCGTGCTCGCCATCGGCTTCTCCCGGCTCGCCCTCGGGGTCCACTACATCTCCGACGTCCTGGGTGGCTACGCCCTGGGCCTGGCCTGGTTGGCGGCCTCGACGGCCGCGTTCAGCGTGTGGCGGGTCGAGCGGGGACGGCCGCCGGTCGAGCCGCTGGAGGGACTCGAGCCGGAGGCGGCCGCCGACCTCGGTCCCTGA
- a CDS encoding GNAT family N-acetyltransferase — translation MSVEIRPVAPSEVDEAGEVTVASYRTLGGLVLTEGYSADLRDVAARTVGATVLVAVEHGRVLGCVTFVDDPSSPWSEGLVAGEIGVRMLAVAPEARTRGIGTALLAACLERARAAGATRAVLHSTASMTVAHRIYERAGFRRVPERDVVISPELQIMAFTLELG, via the coding sequence GTGAGCGTCGAGATCCGTCCCGTCGCCCCCTCCGAGGTGGATGAAGCGGGCGAGGTCACGGTGGCCTCGTACCGCACGCTCGGCGGCCTGGTCCTCACCGAGGGCTACTCGGCCGACCTGCGCGACGTGGCCGCCCGCACCGTAGGGGCCACGGTCCTGGTCGCCGTCGAGCACGGGCGGGTGCTCGGGTGCGTGACGTTCGTCGACGATCCGTCGTCGCCGTGGTCGGAGGGCCTGGTGGCGGGCGAGATCGGCGTGCGCATGCTGGCCGTGGCGCCCGAGGCTCGGACCCGGGGCATCGGGACCGCCCTGCTGGCCGCGTGCCTCGAACGGGCCCGGGCCGCCGGCGCCACGAGAGCCGTCCTCCACTCCACCGCCTCGATGACGGTGGCGCATCGCATCTACGAGCGGGCCGGCTTCCGGCGGGTCCCCGAGCGCGACGTGGTGATCTCGCCGGAGCTGCAGATCATGGCGTTCACCCTCGAGCTCGGCTGA
- a CDS encoding PD-(D/E)XK nuclease family protein: MDGDAPLTPTQRRVLTDVMGVGQPRPRFDEGLGLRLRDELEVALAGVADRLGDQQLSVSKQALSEVHACERHHVSSAGTFSWSVATACGTVTHKAIELGATMRRPPGPEDLVDLALDRLAADLEWGPGAWLSEAGPVELAELRGAALDRMLKFSDEFPPLKLSWRPRLESSLSTGLCGDRIWLRGKVDLALGRPHGSTAGVLIVDFKSGRPGRSAPDDLRFYALLETLRTGVPPFRVATWYLDSGQCHAQDVGEDVLASAARRVVDGARLLYELRIEGREPAVTPGPACGYCTRRGDCAGAVVWQAERAVLGLDG; this comes from the coding sequence GTGGACGGCGACGCCCCCCTCACCCCCACCCAGCGGCGGGTGCTCACCGACGTGATGGGCGTGGGCCAGCCGAGGCCCCGCTTCGACGAGGGCCTGGGCCTCCGCCTGCGCGACGAGCTGGAAGTGGCGTTGGCCGGCGTGGCCGACCGCCTGGGCGACCAGCAGCTGTCGGTGTCCAAGCAGGCCCTGTCGGAGGTGCACGCCTGCGAGCGTCACCACGTCTCGTCGGCGGGCACCTTCTCGTGGTCGGTGGCAACGGCGTGCGGCACCGTCACCCACAAAGCCATCGAGCTCGGCGCCACCATGCGCCGGCCGCCGGGTCCCGAGGACCTGGTCGACCTCGCCCTCGACCGCCTGGCCGCCGACCTCGAGTGGGGCCCCGGTGCCTGGCTGTCCGAGGCCGGCCCCGTGGAGCTGGCCGAGCTGCGGGGGGCCGCCCTCGACCGCATGCTGAAGTTCTCCGACGAGTTCCCCCCGCTGAAGCTGTCCTGGCGGCCGCGGCTCGAATCCAGCCTCTCCACCGGGCTGTGCGGCGACCGCATCTGGCTGCGGGGAAAGGTCGACCTGGCGCTCGGCCGCCCGCACGGTTCGACGGCCGGCGTGCTCATCGTCGACTTCAAGTCCGGTCGCCCCGGCCGCTCGGCGCCGGACGACCTCCGCTTCTACGCCCTGCTGGAGACGCTGCGCACCGGTGTGCCGCCGTTCCGCGTGGCCACGTGGTACCTCGACTCCGGCCAGTGCCACGCCCAGGACGTGGGCGAGGACGTGCTGGCCAGCGCGGCCCGGCGGGTGGTCGACGGGGCCCGCCTGCTGTACGAGCTGCGCATCGAGGGCCGCGAGCCGGCGGTCACCCCGGGGCCGGCGTGCGGCTACTGCACCCGGCGGGGCGACTGCGCGGGTGCCGTCGTGTGGCAGGCCGAGCGGGCCGTGCTCGGGCTCGACGGGTGA
- a CDS encoding SpoIIE family protein phosphatase, protein MGPWSGRGSGAGGDARPRAFAGDLADVAPILLWLSDGEGHATVLNEQWLEFTGMQHAQAAGLGWLDAVHPDDRERRLGAERVAAAAGAPFDGELRLRRHDGAWRWMLERGVPVPSPEPGGVMYAGACLDITERRVEEQELLRSREDLRLALAAGHMGTWVWDRRTGRVTRDENLQALYGLPGERSDGGFDEWVQLVHPEDRERVVREVERALAEDGTYELEHRVVRPDGQLRWLARRGAVYHDDNGEIAGTRGLVVDITERKRAEEERNRLLAAEQEARREAERAASRVARLQAVTAGLSDARTTPDVADVIVLQGAEALEATSGALCLLAEGGDRLRVVRQVGYHVTSIQRYQTFSLEDPLPASEALRARKTVVLRSVEERDERYPALRGVPTRNVSFAVVPLLTGDRRLGALALGWPAERSFDDRDLAFLTVLAQQAAQALDRAQFYEAERDRAQRQAFLAEASRLLGSSLDYEQALAEVADLAVPAMGDVCSVHLLEDGALRTVAAAEVGDGDERRHLERHAWCFGAAELLDVATGGASRVVEPEGEDGEPGLRPDAAGAAGEVGEQLPCPSAAAVPLRGHDEALGVLVVGMCSKDRRLRPADVSTLEDLAARAATAISNSRSHRARTAIAHTLQHSLLPPDVPILPGLEVAARYRPLGDEVEVGGDFYDVFAAGGGRWGVVIGDVSGKGIPAASLTALARYTVRTAAASESGPSKILDVLNNSILDDGAGERFCTVALALIDHDSSGTRFSLACGGQPLPMLVDSHGDVRPVGQPGTAIGLFADPRLTDVSTTLGPEEVLVLYTDGVVEARAPSGAFADGLLEATLRSCAGRSAEAIADGIENALLDFVGGRPRDDTAILVIRRPPGMFHEHFAPGPRTVPRARQRLREWLGTQLPAAPELAGDILMMANELTTNAERAARAAVDVHVRVEPGQVTVDVSDDGPGFGGRLPPLPSPSDDAMGGRGMHIVSRLADQSIVRSGSRGTLIRCIRYRSHGPRRPRG, encoded by the coding sequence ATGGGTCCCTGGTCGGGACGAGGGTCCGGGGCAGGTGGCGACGCTCGCCCCCGCGCGTTCGCCGGCGACCTGGCCGACGTGGCGCCCATCCTCCTGTGGCTGTCGGACGGCGAGGGCCACGCCACGGTGCTCAACGAGCAGTGGCTGGAGTTCACGGGGATGCAGCACGCGCAGGCCGCCGGCCTCGGGTGGCTCGACGCCGTGCATCCCGACGACCGGGAGCGCCGCCTGGGAGCCGAACGGGTCGCGGCCGCCGCCGGCGCGCCGTTCGACGGCGAGCTCCGGTTGCGGCGCCACGACGGAGCGTGGCGCTGGATGCTCGAACGGGGTGTTCCCGTGCCGTCGCCGGAGCCGGGCGGGGTCATGTACGCGGGAGCGTGCCTCGACATCACCGAGCGGCGGGTGGAGGAGCAGGAGCTGCTGCGCAGCCGGGAGGACCTCCGCCTGGCTCTGGCCGCCGGGCACATGGGGACGTGGGTGTGGGACCGCCGCACGGGGCGGGTGACCCGCGACGAGAACCTTCAGGCCCTCTACGGCCTCCCGGGTGAGCGGAGCGACGGGGGCTTCGACGAGTGGGTGCAGCTCGTGCACCCGGAGGATCGCGAGCGCGTGGTCCGCGAGGTCGAGCGGGCGCTGGCCGAGGACGGCACGTACGAGCTCGAGCACCGGGTCGTCCGCCCCGACGGCCAGCTGCGGTGGCTCGCCCGGCGCGGCGCGGTGTACCACGACGACAACGGCGAGATCGCCGGGACGCGGGGCCTGGTCGTCGACATCACGGAGCGCAAGCGGGCCGAGGAGGAGCGCAACCGCCTGCTGGCGGCCGAGCAGGAGGCCCGGCGGGAGGCGGAACGGGCCGCCAGCCGCGTGGCGAGGCTCCAGGCCGTGACGGCCGGGCTCTCGGACGCACGGACCACCCCTGACGTGGCCGACGTGATCGTCCTCCAGGGCGCCGAGGCGCTGGAGGCGACCAGCGGGGCCCTGTGCCTCCTGGCCGAGGGCGGCGACCGGCTGCGCGTGGTGCGCCAGGTCGGGTACCACGTCACCTCCATCCAGCGCTACCAGACCTTCTCCCTCGAGGACCCGCTCCCGGCCAGCGAAGCGCTCCGGGCCAGGAAGACCGTGGTCCTCCGCTCGGTCGAGGAGCGCGACGAGCGGTACCCGGCGCTCCGGGGCGTGCCCACGCGCAACGTCTCGTTCGCCGTCGTCCCGTTGCTGACCGGCGACCGCCGGCTCGGCGCCCTCGCCCTCGGCTGGCCGGCCGAGCGCAGCTTCGACGACCGGGATCTCGCCTTTCTGACCGTCCTGGCCCAGCAGGCGGCCCAGGCCCTCGACCGGGCGCAGTTCTACGAGGCCGAGCGCGACCGCGCCCAACGGCAGGCGTTCCTGGCCGAGGCCAGCCGGCTGCTCGGGTCCTCCCTCGACTACGAGCAGGCGTTGGCCGAGGTGGCCGACCTCGCCGTGCCGGCGATGGGCGACGTCTGCTCGGTGCATCTCCTCGAGGATGGCGCGCTGCGCACCGTGGCCGCCGCCGAGGTCGGCGACGGTGACGAGCGCCGCCACCTCGAGCGGCACGCGTGGTGCTTCGGGGCCGCCGAGCTGCTGGACGTGGCGACAGGCGGTGCATCACGGGTGGTGGAGCCGGAAGGCGAAGACGGCGAGCCCGGGCTGCGCCCAGACGCCGCCGGCGCCGCCGGTGAGGTCGGCGAGCAGCTCCCGTGCCCGTCGGCGGCCGCCGTGCCCCTGCGCGGCCACGACGAGGCGCTCGGTGTGCTCGTCGTCGGGATGTGCTCGAAGGACCGCCGTCTGCGGCCCGCCGACGTGTCGACGCTCGAGGACCTCGCCGCTCGGGCCGCCACCGCCATCAGCAACAGCCGCTCCCACCGTGCCCGCACCGCCATCGCCCATACCCTCCAGCACAGCCTCCTCCCGCCCGACGTCCCGATTCTGCCCGGTCTCGAGGTGGCGGCCCGCTACCGCCCGCTGGGCGACGAGGTCGAGGTCGGCGGGGACTTCTACGACGTCTTCGCAGCCGGCGGCGGCCGCTGGGGCGTGGTCATCGGCGACGTCAGCGGCAAGGGGATCCCGGCCGCCTCGCTCACCGCCCTCGCCCGCTACACCGTCCGCACGGCGGCGGCCAGCGAGAGCGGGCCGTCGAAGATCCTCGACGTGCTGAACAACTCCATCCTCGACGACGGCGCCGGCGAGCGGTTCTGCACCGTCGCCCTCGCGCTCATCGACCACGACTCGTCGGGCACGCGCTTCTCCCTGGCGTGCGGTGGCCAGCCGCTGCCGATGCTCGTGGACAGCCACGGCGACGTCCGCCCGGTGGGCCAGCCGGGCACCGCCATCGGCCTGTTCGCCGATCCCAGGCTCACCGACGTGTCGACCACGCTCGGGCCGGAGGAGGTCCTCGTGCTGTACACCGACGGCGTGGTGGAGGCGCGGGCGCCCTCAGGGGCCTTTGCCGACGGCCTCCTCGAGGCCACGCTGCGCTCGTGCGCCGGCCGGTCGGCGGAGGCCATTGCCGACGGCATCGAGAACGCCCTCCTCGACTTCGTCGGTGGCCGGCCCCGCGACGACACGGCCATCCTCGTGATCCGCCGCCCGCCCGGCATGTTCCACGAGCACTTCGCGCCGGGGCCGAGGACCGTCCCCCGGGCCCGCCAGCGCCTGCGGGAGTGGCTCGGGACCCAGCTGCCGGCGGCCCCCGAGCTGGCCGGCGACATCCTGATGATGGCCAACGAGCTCACCACCAACGCCGAGCGCGCCGCCCGTGCGGCCGTCGACGTCCATGTCCGCGTCGAGCCCGGGCAGGTGACGGTCGACGTCTCCGACGACGGTCCCGGCTTCGGCGGTCGTCTCCCGCCTCTGCCCTCGCCGTCGGACGACGCCATGGGAGGGCGGGGGATGCACATCGTCAGCCGCCTGGCCGACCAGTCGATCGTGCGCTCCGGGTCACGCGGCACCCTGATCCGCTGCATCCGGTATCGCTCCCACGGGCCGCGCCGACCACGCGGGTGA
- a CDS encoding GNAT family protein, which produces MELRGRRVLLRPMVPQDFEQWREVRRRCRTWLTKWEPRSAPGHPDVVEDHRAFSARCAARDRERQMGSGYGFGIFVDECFAGEINLNGVQRGAFQNAYVGYWIDQARAGNSYTPEAAVVAFRFAFEDLGLHRLQIAVIPRNTASRRVAMKLDLRDEGTALRYLEIDGRWEDHIRYAITAEEWVDRRDDYVKQWIL; this is translated from the coding sequence GTGGAGCTTCGCGGCCGCCGGGTGCTGCTGCGCCCGATGGTGCCGCAGGACTTCGAGCAGTGGCGCGAGGTGCGGCGCAGGTGCCGGACCTGGCTCACCAAGTGGGAGCCCCGCTCGGCGCCCGGGCATCCCGACGTCGTGGAGGACCACCGGGCCTTCTCGGCGCGCTGCGCGGCACGCGACCGGGAGCGGCAGATGGGCAGCGGCTACGGCTTCGGCATCTTCGTCGACGAGTGCTTCGCCGGCGAGATCAACCTCAACGGCGTCCAGCGGGGGGCGTTCCAGAACGCCTACGTGGGCTACTGGATCGACCAGGCGCGCGCCGGCAACAGCTACACCCCGGAGGCGGCCGTCGTCGCCTTCCGTTTCGCCTTCGAGGACCTCGGGCTGCACCGCCTCCAGATCGCCGTCATCCCCCGCAACACGGCCAGCCGCCGGGTGGCCATGAAGCTCGACCTCCGGGACGAGGGCACGGCCCTGCGCTACCTGGAGATCGACGGAAGGTGGGAGGACCACATCCGCTACGCCATCACCGCCGAGGAGTGGGTCGACCGCCGGGACGACTACGTCAAGCAGTGGATCCTGTGA
- a CDS encoding TIGR00725 family protein, which translates to MEGEVYVAVVGPAEATADVEAQAEAVGAGLADAGAVLVCGGLGGAMAAACRGSKARGGRTVGILPGGDRGAANQWVDVAVATGLGEARNALVVRAADAVVALGGGYGTLSEIALALKLGRPVVGVGTWPIPGVEDAQSPDAAARRAVAAAQE; encoded by the coding sequence ATGGAGGGCGAAGTCTACGTGGCCGTGGTCGGACCGGCCGAGGCGACGGCCGACGTGGAGGCGCAGGCGGAGGCCGTGGGCGCGGGGCTGGCCGACGCCGGGGCCGTCCTGGTGTGCGGCGGCCTCGGCGGCGCCATGGCGGCGGCCTGCCGGGGGTCGAAGGCCCGGGGCGGCAGGACCGTGGGCATCCTCCCAGGCGGTGATCGCGGCGCCGCCAACCAGTGGGTCGACGTGGCCGTCGCCACCGGGCTGGGCGAGGCGCGCAACGCCTTGGTGGTGCGGGCCGCCGACGCCGTGGTCGCCCTCGGCGGCGGGTACGGCACGCTCTCGGAGATCGCCCTGGCCCTCAAGCTCGGGCGGCCGGTCGTGGGGGTCGGGACCTGGCCCATCCCGGGCGTCGAGGACGCACAGTCGCCCGACGCGGCCGCTCGCCGGGCCGTCGCCGCCGCCCAGGAGTGA
- the arsC gene encoding arsenate reductase (glutaredoxin) (This arsenate reductase requires both glutathione and glutaredoxin to convert arsenate to arsenite, after which the efflux transporter formed by ArsA and ArsB can extrude the arsenite from the cell, providing resistance.) has protein sequence MGTQVYFNPSCSKCRTVQGILAEQGVDAEYVRYLDQAPTRQALVEVMGLLGIDDPRHMMRTGEAVYTELGLASAGPGELLDAMVANPILIERPIVVHDGRAVIARPAEKVLDLFPGPAAAG, from the coding sequence ATGGGCACGCAGGTCTACTTCAACCCATCGTGCTCGAAGTGCCGCACGGTCCAGGGCATCCTCGCCGAGCAGGGCGTCGACGCCGAGTACGTCCGCTACCTCGACCAGGCTCCCACCCGTCAGGCCCTGGTGGAGGTGATGGGGCTGCTCGGGATCGACGACCCCCGCCACATGATGCGCACGGGGGAGGCGGTGTACACGGAGCTCGGCCTGGCCTCGGCCGGCCCCGGCGAGCTGCTCGACGCCATGGTCGCCAACCCCATCCTCATCGAGCGCCCGATCGTCGTCCACGACGGACGCGCCGTCATCGCCCGCCCGGCGGAGAAGGTCCTCGATCTCTTCCCGGGACCAGCCGCTGCGGGGTAG